In one Antennarius striatus isolate MH-2024 chromosome 15, ASM4005453v1, whole genome shotgun sequence genomic region, the following are encoded:
- the LOC137608571 gene encoding transmembrane protein 250: MPVIPIPRRVRSFHGPHTTCMHSACGSAHASKLVRTKYNNFDLYLRSRCMYSFLRFLLYFGCSLLTSLLWVALSALFFLQYVTVRVLLRLQYKLSVILLLLGHRRLEFGLLNDLIIYSMQITMFLVGGLGWCFMVFVDM; the protein is encoded by the coding sequence ATGCCTGTGATTCCCATCCCGCGGCGGGTGCGCAGCTTCCACGGCCCCCACACCACCTGCATGCACTCGGCCTGCGGCTCTGCGCATGCGTCCAAGCTGGTGCGCACCAAGTACAACAACTTCGACCTGTACCTGCGCTCCCGCTGCATGTACAGCTTCCTGCGCTTCCTGCTGTACTTCGGCTGCAGCCTGCTGACCTCCCTCCTGTGGGTGGCGCTGTCGGCCCTCTTCTTCCTGCAGTACGTCACCGTGCGGGTCCTCCTGCGGCTGCAGTACAAGCTGTCCGTCATCCTGCTGCTCCTCGGACACCGGCGCCTGGAGTTCGGCCTCCTCAACGACCTGATCATCTACAGCATGCAGATCACCATGTtcctggtgggggggctgggatGGTGCTTCATGGTGTTTGTGGACATGTGA